The following coding sequences are from one Mustela lutreola isolate mMusLut2 chromosome 5, mMusLut2.pri, whole genome shotgun sequence window:
- the N4BP3 gene encoding NEDD4-binding protein 3, whose product MATVPGPAAIAMGSVGSLLERQDFSPEELRAALAGSRTSRQPDGLLRKGLGQRELFSYLHLPKKDGKNTKRAPRNEPADYTTLYYREHPRAGDFSKTSLPERGRFDKCRIRPSVFKPVAGAGKGFLSMQSLAAHKGQKMWRSNGSLHTLACHPPLSPGPRASQAQARAQLLHALSLDEGGPEPEPSLSDSSSGGSFGRSPGTGPGPFSSSLGHINHLGGSLDRASRVPKESGPLAMLSCLPEPPPPYEFSCPTPEEVVSVLPDTCEDLKRGLGDEDGANPFSQVLEERQRLWLAELKRLYVERLHEVAQKAERSERNLQLQLFMAQQEQRRLRKELRAQQGLGPEPRPPSALPEADPGARPEEEARWEVCQKTSEISLLKQQLREAQAELAQKLAEIFSLKTQLRGSRAQAQAQDAELAQLREAVRSLREQGPREEAPGSCETDDCKSRGLLAEAGGSEGGGAGGGTEQLRAQLVQERLRAQEQALCFERERRTWQEEKERVLRYQREIQGGYLDMYRRNQALEQELRALREPPAPWSPRLESSKI is encoded by the exons ATGGCCACAGTGCCAGGCCCTGCCGCCATTGCCATGGGCAGCGTGGGCAGCCTGTTGGAACGGCAGGACTTCTCCCCCGAAGAGCTACGAGCAGCACTCGCCGGGTCCCGGACCTCCCGCCAGCCTGATGGGCTCCTCCGGAAGGGCTTGGGCCAGCGTGAGCTCTTCAGCTACCTGCACCTCCCCAAGAAGGACGGCAAGAACACCAAGAGAGCCCCTCGGAACGAGCCTGCTGACTACACCACTCTCTACTACCGAGAACATCCTCGGGCTGGCGACTTCAGCAAGACTTCGCTGCCTGAGCGGGGTCGCTTCGACAAG TGCCGCATCCGCCCATCGGTGTTCAAGCCCGTGGCGGGCGCCGGGAAGGGCTTCCTGTCCATGCAGAGCCTGGCGGCCCACAAGGGCCAGAAGATGTGGCGCAGCAATGGCAGCCTGCACACGCTGGCCTGCCACCCCCCGCTGAGCCCAGGGCCCCGGGCCAGCCAGGCCCAGGCCCGTGCCCAGCTGCTACACGCCCTCAGCCTGGACGAGGGCGGCCCCGAGCCGGAGCCCAGCCTGTCTGACTCCTCCAGCGGGGGCAGCTTTGGCCGCAGTCCTGGCACTGGCCCTGGCCCCTTCAGCTCCTCGTTGGGCCACATTAACCACCTGGGGGGCTCCCTGGACCGGGCCTCACGGGTCCCCAAGGAGTCTGGGCCGCTGGCTATGCTGAGCTGCCTGCCTGAGCCGCCACCGCCCTATGAgttctcctgccccaccccagaggAGGTGGTATCCGTCCTGCCAGACACCTGTGAGGATCTCAAGAGGGGCCTTGGTGATGAGGACGGTGCCAACCCCTTCTCACAG GTGCTGGAGGAGCGCCAGCGGCTGTGGCTGGCGGAGCTGAAGCGCCTGTACGTGGAGCGGCTACACGAGGTAGCTCAGAAGGCAGAGCGCAGTGAGCGCAACCTCCAGCTCCAACTCTTCATGGCCCAGCAGGAGCAGCGGCGTCTGCGCAAAGAGCTCCGGGCGCAGCAGGGCCTAGGCCCGGAGCCACGGCCCCCCAGCGCCCTTCCGGAGGCCGACCCTGGCGCCCGACCGGAGGAGGAGGCCCGATGGGAG GTGTGCCAGAAGACCTCGGAGATCAGCCTCCTGAAGCAGCAGCTGCGGGAGGCGCAGGCGGAGCTGGCGCAGAAGCTGGCGGAGATCTTCAGCCTGAAGACACAGCTGCGGGGCAGCCGGGCTCAGGCGCAGGCACAGGACGCGGAGCTGGCCCAGCTGCGGGAGGCGGTGCGGAGCCTGCGGGAGCAGGGCCCGCGGGAGGAGGCCCCGGGCAGCTGTGAGACGGACGATTGCAAAAGCCGGGGGCTGCTGGCCGAGGCTGGGGGCAGCGAGGGCGGAGGGGCCGGAGGGGGCACTGAGCAGCTGCGGGCCCAGCTGGTGCAGGAGCGGCTGCGCGCCCAGGAGCAGGCACTGTGCTTCGAGCGGGAGCGGCGGACgtggcaggaggagaaggagcggGTGCTACGCTACCAGCGGGAGATCCAGGGAGGCTACCTGGACATGTACCGTCGCAACCAGGCGCTGGAACAGGAGCTGCGGGCGCTGCGGGAGCCGCCGGCACCCTGGAGTCCCCGCCTGGAGTCCTCCAAGATCTGA
- the RMND5B gene encoding E3 ubiquitin-protein transferase RMND5B, whose amino-acid sequence MEQCASVEREVDKVLQKFLTYGQHCEQSLEELLHYVGQLRAELASAALQGTPLSATLSLVMSQCCRKIKDTVQKLALDHKDIHSSVSRVGKAIDRNFDSEICGVVSDAVWDSREKQQQILQTAIVEHLYQQGMLSVAEELCQESTLNVDLDFKQPFLELNRILEALHEQDLGPALEWAVSHRQRLLELNSSLEFKLHRLHFIRLLAGGPEKQLEALSYARHFQPFARLHQREIQVMMGSLVYLRLGLEKSPYCHLLDNSHWAEICETFTRDACSLLGLSVESPLSVSFASGCVALPVLMNIKAVIEQRQCTGVWSHKDELPIEIELGMKCWYHSVFACPILRQQTSDSNPPIKLICGHVISRDALNKLINGGKLKCPYCPMEQNPADGKRIIF is encoded by the exons ATGGAGCAGTGTGCGagtgtggaaagggaggtggacAAGGTCCTGCAGAAGTTCCTGACCTATGGGCAGCACTGCGAGCAGAGCCTGGAGGAGCTCCTACACTATGTGGGCCAGCTGCGGGCTGAGCTGGCCAGCGCAG CTCTCCAGGGAACCCCTCTGTCAGCCACCCTCTCGCTGGTGATGTCACAGTGCTGCCGGAAGATCAAAGACACTGTGCAGAAGCTGGCTTTGGaccataaggacattcacagcaGCGTCTCCCGAGTGGGCAAAGCCATCGACAGG AACTTTGACTCAGAGATTTGCGGTGTGGTCTCCGACGCGGTGTGGGACtcgagggagaagcagcagcagatcCTGCAGACAGCCATCGTGGAGCACCTGTACCAGCAAGGCATGCTCAGCGTTGCCGAGGAGCTGTGCCAG GAATCAACACTGAACGTGGACTTGGACTTTAAGCAGCCTTTCCTTGAGTTGAATCGAATCCTGGAAGCTCTGCACGAACAAGACCTAGGGCCGGCATTGGA ATGGGCCGTCTCCCACAGGCAGCGCCTGCTCGAGCTCAACAGCTCCCTGGAGTTCAAGCTGCACCGCCTACACTTTATCCGCCTCCTGGCAGGCGGCCCTGAGAAGCAGCTCGAGGCCCTCAGCTATGCCCGGCACTTTCAGCCATTTGCTCGGCTGCACCAGCGAG AGATCCAGGTGATGATGGGCAGCCTGGTGTACCTGCGGCTGGGCTTGGAGAAGTCGCCCTACTGCCACCTCCTGGACAACAGCCATTGGGCAGAGATCTGCGAGACCTTTACCAGGGATGCTTGTTCCCTGCTGGGGCTGTCGGTGGAGTCACCCCTCAGTGTCAG CTTTGCCTCTGGCTGTGTGGCGCTGCCTGTGCTGATGAACATCAAGGCTGTGATTGAGCAGAGGCAGTGCACGGGGGTCTGGAGTCACAAGGATGAGCTACCG ATTGAGATCGAACTCGGCATGAAGTGCTGGTACCACTCAGTGTTCGCCTGCCCTATCCTCCGGCAGCAGACCTCCGATTCCAACCCTCCCATCAAGCTCATCTGTGGCCACGTGATCTCCCGGGACGCCCTCAACAAGCTCATTAATGGAGGAAA GCTGAAGTGTCCCTACTGTCCCATGGAGCAGAACCCAGCAGATGGCAAACGCATCATATTCTGA